The Immundisolibacter cernigliae genome has a window encoding:
- a CDS encoding DUF3703 domain-containing protein: protein MGLREETMPLGYAAQLLWPFATPADARKRAFAGRLAEGYRTLHAGQAEHAYTLFEQAHVLAQSRTNAHVRSHWAFLRWGLRFGDRREMVGQVPRLLAAALFTWLCMPRGNTGGARVGALRIMPISPELRPYLENT, encoded by the coding sequence GTGGGTCTGCGCGAAGAAACGATGCCGCTCGGCTATGCCGCGCAATTGCTGTGGCCGTTCGCAACGCCAGCCGACGCCCGAAAGCGGGCTTTCGCCGGGCGCTTGGCCGAGGGATATCGCACGCTCCATGCCGGCCAAGCCGAGCATGCCTACACGTTGTTCGAGCAAGCCCATGTCCTGGCGCAGTCGCGCACGAACGCCCACGTGCGCAGCCATTGGGCATTCCTGCGCTGGGGCCTCCGCTTTGGTGATCGGCGTGAGATGGTCGGCCAGGTCCCACGCCTGCTAGCCGCTGCGCTGTTCACCTGGTTGTGCATGCCCCGGGGCAACACGGGCGGGGCTCGTGTCGGCGCGCTGCGCATCATGCCCATTTCTCCCGAACTGCGCCCGTATCTGGAGAACACTTGA
- a CDS encoding MerR family transcriptional regulator, protein MKISDAAAASGCHLETIRYYERVGLMPRPARTASGYRAYSPTDVDRLHFISRGRNLGFSLEEIRSLLRLDDDPSMSCSDVDAIARSHLSDIQCRVTELQRMAAELERVIAQCAGGERGTCTILGALKQSGGERSGCSGPGACA, encoded by the coding sequence ATGAAAATCAGTGACGCGGCAGCCGCGAGCGGCTGCCACTTGGAAACCATTCGTTACTACGAGCGCGTCGGGCTCATGCCGCGACCGGCGCGCACGGCCAGCGGCTATCGGGCCTACAGCCCGACCGACGTCGATCGCCTGCACTTCATCAGCCGCGGCCGCAATCTAGGGTTCAGCCTCGAGGAAATCCGCAGCCTGCTGCGCTTGGACGACGATCCGTCGATGAGCTGCAGCGATGTGGATGCGATCGCGCGCAGCCATCTGTCCGATATTCAGTGCCGCGTCACGGAGTTGCAGCGCATGGCGGCGGAACTGGAACGGGTCATCGCCCAATGCGCCGGCGGCGAACGCGGTACCTGCACGATCCTGGGGGCTCTGAAGCAGAGCGGCGGTGAGAGATCGGGTTGCAGCGGTCCGGGGGCCTGCGCATGA
- a CDS encoding cytochrome c/FTR1 family iron permease has product MPWLAALMRFCLFSILSGLAPAGAAEPAAADPRQTWQMLDYIAVDYAGAVQAGRIADAGEYAEMQEFATAVRSQLAALPVTPEQPVLQAEADRLGAAIAAKAEPAQVASLARQLADGLLANYPIGAVPASPPSPARAAPLYAQQCAACHGSTGHGDGPAAAGLDPPPIAFTDADRAAQRTPLALYEVISQGVAGTAMAGFPQLSEADRWALAFYVGGMAYSPQIRRAGETRWRQNAQLRDQIPTPEVLTRTREAELARTVGATQARELLAYVRSQPQAITEASGQAAAPLALARQRLAVSLRAYISGDAAGAQSLALSAYLDGIEPVEPTLATRDAPLLRELETAMAQFRAQIGRREPAAAVSAQAEVVTALFDRAEAVLQATHTDPVTAFLGSFTILLREGLEALLIVIGMIAFLRKAERQEVLPYVHAGWVVALLAGAATWAVATYLVDISGANREVTEGVSGLFAAAVLLSVGIWMHGKSLAGRWQQYLHARVSAALTRRSAIFLFLLAFVAVYREVFETMLFYIAMWSPAAATAIVAGLVAGIVVLAGVAYWLLRISRRLPISRFFSVSSILIAVLAVVLVGKGVAALQEAGWVPQALIAVPRIEWLGVYPSWQSLLAQLLVATVAIVCFIVNTRSAQVLAHAVKPTKLK; this is encoded by the coding sequence ATGCCGTGGCTCGCTGCCCTGATGCGTTTTTGCCTGTTCTCCATCCTCTCGGGGCTGGCGCCAGCGGGCGCGGCCGAGCCTGCGGCGGCGGACCCGCGCCAAACCTGGCAGATGCTCGACTACATCGCAGTGGACTATGCCGGCGCGGTGCAGGCTGGCCGGATCGCCGACGCCGGCGAATACGCCGAGATGCAGGAGTTCGCCACCGCGGTGCGGTCCCAGTTGGCGGCACTGCCGGTTACGCCGGAACAGCCGGTGCTGCAGGCAGAGGCCGACCGGCTGGGTGCGGCGATCGCCGCCAAGGCCGAGCCCGCGCAGGTCGCGTCGCTCGCCCGCCAACTGGCCGACGGTCTGCTTGCGAATTACCCGATCGGCGCGGTACCGGCCTCGCCACCCAGCCCGGCCCGAGCGGCTCCCCTGTATGCCCAACAATGCGCGGCCTGCCACGGCTCAACGGGGCACGGCGATGGTCCAGCGGCCGCCGGCCTCGACCCGCCGCCGATCGCATTCACCGACGCCGACCGCGCCGCGCAGCGCACACCACTGGCCCTGTACGAGGTGATCTCACAGGGAGTCGCTGGCACGGCCATGGCGGGGTTTCCGCAGTTGTCCGAAGCCGACCGCTGGGCACTCGCTTTCTATGTCGGCGGCATGGCGTATTCGCCCCAAATTCGCCGCGCCGGAGAGACGCGGTGGCGGCAAAACGCCCAACTGCGCGACCAGATCCCGACGCCGGAGGTGCTCACCCGCACCCGCGAAGCCGAGTTGGCCCGAACGGTGGGCGCCACGCAAGCCCGGGAGTTGTTGGCATATGTGCGATCGCAACCGCAGGCGATCACGGAGGCGTCTGGCCAAGCCGCGGCGCCCCTGGCACTGGCGCGGCAGCGCCTGGCCGTCAGTCTGCGCGCCTACATCTCCGGCGATGCGGCAGGGGCGCAGTCGCTGGCACTGTCGGCATATCTGGATGGCATCGAGCCCGTCGAGCCCACGTTGGCCACGCGCGATGCTCCCCTGCTGCGCGAGCTGGAAACGGCGATGGCCCAGTTCCGCGCGCAGATCGGGCGCCGTGAACCGGCCGCCGCGGTGTCGGCGCAAGCCGAGGTGGTCACCGCGTTGTTCGATCGTGCCGAGGCCGTGCTGCAGGCCACGCACACGGATCCCGTGACGGCCTTCCTCGGAAGCTTCACCATCCTGCTGCGCGAGGGTCTGGAAGCGCTGCTGATCGTGATCGGCATGATCGCGTTCCTGCGCAAGGCCGAACGCCAGGAAGTGCTGCCCTACGTGCATGCCGGCTGGGTGGTCGCCCTGCTGGCTGGTGCCGCGACCTGGGCGGTGGCGACTTATCTGGTCGACATCAGCGGCGCCAACCGCGAGGTCACCGAGGGTGTGTCGGGGCTGTTCGCCGCCGCGGTGCTGCTCAGCGTGGGCATCTGGATGCACGGCAAGAGCCTGGCGGGGCGCTGGCAGCAGTACCTGCACGCCAGGGTGTCGGCGGCACTGACGCGTCGCTCGGCGATCTTCCTGTTCCTGCTGGCCTTCGTCGCGGTCTATCGCGAGGTCTTCGAGACCATGCTGTTCTATATCGCGATGTGGAGTCCCGCCGCCGCTACCGCAATCGTGGCGGGTCTGGTGGCGGGCATCGTGGTACTGGCTGGTGTGGCGTACTGGCTGCTGCGCATAAGCAGGCGCCTCCCGATCAGCCGCTTCTTTTCGGTCAGTTCGATCCTGATCGCCGTGCTGGCGGTGGTGCTGGTCGGCAAGGGCGTGGCGGCGCTGCAGGAGGCCGGCTGGGTGCCACAAGCGTTGATCGCCGTGCCGCGTATCGAGTGGCTCGGTGTCTATCCGTCTTGGCAATCGTTGCTGGCGCAATTGTTAGTGGCGACGGTGGCGATCGTCTGCTTCATCGTCAACACGCGCTCTGCGCAGGTGCTGGCGCATGCGGTCAAGCCAACGAAGTTGAAATAA
- a CDS encoding cation transporter — translation MSGCNCDHTATSLSRNSDNARRRVLWIVLAINVLLFAGEFGAGWWADSSALQADSLDSLGDALVYALSLWVIGGSLRQRSGAVFLKRSGQ, via the coding sequence ATGAGCGGATGCAACTGCGATCACACAGCCACATCGCTGAGCCGGAACAGCGACAACGCCCGTCGCCGGGTGCTGTGGATCGTGCTAGCGATCAATGTGCTGCTGTTTGCCGGCGAGTTCGGCGCGGGTTGGTGGGCCGATTCGAGTGCATTGCAGGCCGACTCGCTCGACAGCCTCGGTGACGCGCTGGTGTACGCCCTGAGTCTGTGGGTCATCGGCGGGAGCCTGCGCCAGCGCAGTGGCGCAGTCTTCCTCAAACGATCTGGTCAATGA
- a CDS encoding helicase-related protein produces MSLDLDTVPDTAAHGDLPEAAASPLTISLQDFVSQFGDELLDSLNRANPPVYTGQPRPHRQVILAGLKRQLFPAQAEVVHAVTALLVDRGERSAVVNGEMGCGKTTVGIATAAVLNAEGYRRTLVLSPPHLVYKWRREIQETVAGAKVWVLNGPDTLVKLIKLREQLGVPPQGQEFFVLGRVRMRMGFHWKPVFAQHRTRHGDVGACPHCGTVITDLDGEPINPIELEAEETRRKCGRCASALWTLIRPRGLSASDQSSAVLKALKRIPTIGEVTAQKLMQKFGDAFLASMLGDNIHEFINLMDGNGELVFSDRQAHRMERAMANMEFGFGEGGYQPSEYVKRYLPQGTFDLLIADEAHEYKNAGSAQGQAMGVLASKVRKTLLLTGTLMGGYGDDLFHLLFRALPGRMIEDGYRPTKSGSMTSAAMAFMRDHGVLKDIYSESTGTAHKTARGTKVSVRTVKAPGFGPKGVLRCVLPFTVFLKLKDIGGNVLPPYDEEFREVAMDAAQAAAYRDLAGRLTQELKQALAKRDTTLLGVVLNVLLAWPDCCFRSETVVHPRTRNTLAFVPAQFNELEVMPKERELIEICRQEKAEGRKTLVYSVYTGTRDTTSRLKVLLEQEGFKVAVLRASVDASRREDWIAEQLDRGIDVLITNPELVKTGLDLLEFPTIVFLQSGYNVYSLQQAARRSWRIGQKQPVRVVYLGYANSSQMTCLGLMAKKIMVSQSTSGDVPESGLDILNQDGDSVEVALARQLVH; encoded by the coding sequence ATGTCCCTCGATCTCGATACTGTTCCCGATACCGCCGCGCACGGCGATCTGCCCGAAGCGGCTGCTTCTCCTCTTACGATCAGCCTGCAGGACTTCGTTTCGCAGTTCGGCGACGAGTTGCTCGATTCCCTCAACCGCGCCAACCCGCCGGTCTACACCGGCCAACCGCGGCCGCATCGCCAGGTCATCCTGGCCGGCCTGAAGCGGCAGTTGTTTCCCGCCCAGGCCGAAGTGGTCCATGCCGTCACCGCGCTGTTGGTCGATCGCGGGGAACGTAGCGCCGTCGTCAATGGCGAGATGGGCTGCGGCAAAACGACCGTCGGCATCGCCACGGCCGCCGTGCTCAACGCCGAAGGCTATCGCCGTACCCTGGTCCTCTCGCCACCCCACCTGGTCTACAAGTGGCGGCGCGAAATCCAGGAGACGGTGGCCGGCGCCAAGGTCTGGGTGCTCAACGGCCCGGACACCCTGGTCAAGCTCATCAAGCTGCGCGAGCAGTTGGGTGTTCCGCCCCAGGGCCAGGAGTTCTTCGTCCTCGGGCGTGTGCGCATGCGCATGGGTTTTCACTGGAAGCCGGTGTTCGCGCAGCATCGCACCCGTCACGGTGACGTGGGGGCGTGCCCGCATTGCGGGACCGTCATCACCGATCTCGACGGCGAGCCGATCAATCCCATCGAACTCGAAGCGGAGGAAACCCGCCGCAAGTGCGGCCGCTGCGCCTCCGCACTGTGGACGCTGATTCGTCCCAGGGGGCTGTCCGCCAGCGACCAGTCCTCGGCCGTGCTCAAGGCCCTGAAGCGTATTCCCACCATCGGCGAAGTCACCGCGCAGAAGCTGATGCAGAAGTTCGGCGACGCCTTCCTCGCGTCGATGCTCGGGGACAACATCCACGAGTTCATCAACCTGATGGACGGCAATGGCGAGCTGGTCTTCTCGGACCGGCAAGCCCATCGCATGGAACGTGCGATGGCCAACATGGAGTTCGGCTTCGGAGAAGGCGGCTACCAGCCTTCGGAGTACGTCAAACGCTATCTGCCGCAAGGCACGTTCGACCTGCTCATCGCCGACGAGGCGCACGAGTACAAAAACGCGGGTTCCGCCCAGGGACAAGCGATGGGCGTGCTGGCCTCGAAGGTACGCAAGACGCTGCTGCTGACCGGCACCTTGATGGGCGGGTACGGCGACGACCTGTTCCACCTGCTGTTCCGAGCCCTGCCGGGGCGGATGATCGAAGACGGATACCGGCCGACCAAGAGCGGCAGCATGACCTCGGCCGCGATGGCGTTCATGCGCGATCACGGCGTGCTCAAGGACATCTACTCCGAGAGCACCGGCACGGCGCACAAGACGGCCAGGGGCACCAAGGTATCGGTGCGCACGGTCAAGGCGCCGGGCTTCGGCCCGAAGGGCGTGCTGCGCTGCGTCCTGCCGTTCACGGTCTTCCTCAAGTTGAAGGACATCGGCGGCAACGTGCTGCCGCCCTACGACGAGGAGTTCCGCGAAGTCGCGATGGACGCGGCGCAAGCTGCGGCCTACCGCGATCTGGCGGGTCGCCTGACCCAGGAGCTGAAGCAGGCCCTGGCGAAGCGCGACACGACGCTGCTCGGTGTGGTCCTCAACGTGCTGCTGGCCTGGCCGGACTGCTGCTTCCGGTCGGAAACGGTGGTGCATCCGCGCACGCGCAACACCTTGGCGTTCGTGCCGGCTCAGTTCAACGAGCTGGAGGTGATGCCCAAGGAGCGCGAGCTGATCGAGATCTGCCGGCAGGAGAAGGCAGAAGGTCGCAAGACCCTGGTCTATTCGGTCTACACCGGCACGCGCGACACCACGTCGCGTTTGAAGGTGCTGCTGGAGCAGGAAGGCTTCAAGGTGGCGGTGCTGCGCGCGAGCGTGGATGCCTCCCGCCGTGAGGACTGGATCGCCGAGCAGTTGGACCGTGGCATCGACGTGCTCATCACCAATCCCGAGCTGGTGAAAACCGGCCTGGACCTGTTGGAGTTCCCGACCATCGTGTTCCTCCAGTCGGGCTATAACGTGTATTCGTTGCAGCAGGCCGCCCGGCGCTCATGGCGCATCGGCCAGAAGCAGCCGGTGCGCGTGGTCTACCTCGGCTATGCCAACTCCTCGCAGATGACCTGCCTGGGGTTGATGGCCAAGAAGATCATGGTGTCGCAGAGCACATCGGGCGACGTGCCCGAATCCGGACTCGATATCCTGAACCAGGACGGCGACTCGGTGGAGGTGGCACTGGCCCGGCAGTTGGTGCATTGA
- a CDS encoding cation transporter gives MSDCGCHHEAKNAQEQRVLRIALALNAAMAIIGGIAGWIAQSTGLLADALDMLSDATAYAIGLIAIGRTTRFKANAAWLSGSVLLVLGLGVLVEVGRRVIHGAEPLSGWMIGTALLSLAVNVTVLRMLSPLKSGEVHLRATWLFTRADVVANFGVILAGILVLWLGSPYPDFFIGTLIGLYVIKEAVEILGDARQARTESTPPTA, from the coding sequence ATGAGCGATTGCGGCTGCCACCACGAGGCGAAGAACGCGCAGGAGCAGCGCGTACTGCGTATCGCATTAGCGCTCAATGCCGCGATGGCCATCATCGGCGGCATAGCCGGTTGGATTGCGCAATCCACGGGCCTGCTTGCCGATGCACTGGACATGCTGTCCGACGCCACCGCGTATGCGATCGGCTTGATTGCCATCGGCCGGACCACCCGCTTCAAAGCCAACGCCGCGTGGCTGAGCGGCAGCGTGCTGCTGGTGTTGGGCCTCGGCGTGCTGGTGGAAGTGGGCAGACGAGTGATCCACGGCGCCGAGCCACTCAGCGGCTGGATGATCGGCACGGCGCTACTGTCGCTGGCGGTCAACGTGACCGTGCTGCGCATGCTCTCGCCCTTGAAGTCGGGCGAAGTACATTTGCGCGCGACCTGGCTGTTCACCCGCGCCGACGTCGTGGCCAACTTCGGTGTCATCCTCGCCGGCATCCTGGTGCTCTGGCTCGGCTCGCCATACCCCGACTTCTTCATCGGCACGCTGATCGGCCTGTACGTGATCAAGGAAGCCGTCGAAATCCTCGGCGATGCCCGCCAGGCCCGCACCGAATCGACCCCGCCGACCGCATGA
- a CDS encoding lytic transglycosylase encodes MAAAIGAPGRERRPSRVAIRCASAVLLLTTGGWALAALAREVPPPAYQLAAHRADVPAAVLYAVALQESGAMLRGRLIPWPWTLNVAGTPQRYATRAEACAGLHRAFAHTPANRIDAGLGQVNLGYHTHRYTQPCDLLDPYRNLAIAAEILREQHTPGEDWLLAIGRYHRPAGGAPAARYRRSVHRHLTRVIDPGVPVPTLQATTP; translated from the coding sequence ATGGCAGCGGCAATAGGTGCTCCGGGCCGGGAGCGTCGGCCGTCCCGCGTCGCCATCCGCTGCGCCAGCGCCGTGCTGCTGCTCACCACCGGCGGCTGGGCGTTGGCCGCCCTGGCGCGGGAAGTCCCGCCGCCGGCCTATCAACTGGCGGCGCATCGTGCAGACGTGCCGGCGGCGGTGCTGTACGCGGTGGCCTTGCAGGAGAGCGGCGCCATGCTGCGCGGGCGCCTGATCCCCTGGCCGTGGACGCTCAACGTCGCCGGCACACCGCAGCGCTATGCCACCCGCGCCGAGGCCTGCGCGGGGCTGCACCGTGCGTTCGCCCACACGCCGGCCAATCGCATCGACGCCGGCCTTGGCCAAGTCAATCTCGGCTACCACACGCATCGCTACACGCAGCCCTGCGATCTGCTGGACCCGTACCGCAACCTCGCCATCGCTGCGGAAATCCTGCGCGAACAGCACACGCCGGGCGAGGACTGGCTGCTTGCCATCGGCCGCTACCACCGGCCCGCCGGCGGGGCACCCGCGGCGCGCTACCGGCGCAGTGTGCATCGGCACCTGACCCGCGTGATCGACCCCGGCGTTCCCGTTCCAACCCTCCAGGCCACCACGCCATGA
- a CDS encoding PilL N-terminal domain-containing protein, with the protein MPPSLPRFLCIFAVLGGLLSGCTTTPATPDHIEAPPAEPASEQRLVPVARYGRYTLVELVPEPAQRDLLQQAVEVSIPPMLDASVGDAMRHVLLRSGYRLCDAPEAATLYALPLPAAHLRLGPLMLCDALLTLAGPAWELSVDDVTRQVCFSRHGAPTFLSANPPGAATPVPDVDRPEEMQP; encoded by the coding sequence ATGCCGCCGTCTTTGCCTCGTTTCCTCTGCATCTTCGCCGTGCTTGGCGGCCTGCTGTCCGGCTGCACGACGACACCGGCCACCCCTGACCACATAGAAGCGCCGCCCGCCGAGCCAGCTTCGGAGCAGCGACTGGTACCCGTGGCCCGCTACGGCCGCTACACGCTGGTCGAGCTGGTGCCGGAGCCCGCGCAGCGTGATCTCTTGCAGCAGGCGGTGGAGGTCTCGATTCCGCCCATGCTCGATGCCAGCGTGGGCGATGCCATGCGCCACGTGTTACTGCGCTCCGGCTACCGGCTCTGCGATGCGCCCGAGGCCGCCACGCTCTACGCGCTGCCGCTGCCTGCCGCACACCTGCGCCTGGGTCCGCTGATGCTGTGCGATGCCTTGCTGACCCTTGCCGGCCCCGCCTGGGAGCTGTCGGTGGATGACGTCACCCGCCAGGTCTGCTTCAGCCGGCACGGTGCTCCCACCTTCCTTTCCGCCAACCCGCCCGGCGCCGCCACGCCCGTGCCGGACGTCGACCGGCCCGAGGAGATGCAGCCATGA
- a CDS encoding integrating conjugative element protein, translating to MNHTVLIAAIGLLSTTTVSAPLIVVEDRGGDSALPYYQSLNPQPDQATPPAPMPALRAGNAADAEAAMLPVCSTQLSPGEVQRRVIRAPGLTALFLIGDDERSRAWLRQRQAALRELQAVGLVVNVESMAALTALRRLAPGLTLSPASGDDLGQRLGLRHYPVLITSTGIEQ from the coding sequence ATGAACCACACCGTCCTCATCGCCGCCATCGGGCTGCTGTCCACGACCACCGTCTCCGCGCCGCTGATCGTCGTCGAAGACCGCGGCGGCGACTCCGCGCTGCCGTACTACCAGTCGCTGAATCCTCAGCCGGATCAGGCCACGCCGCCGGCCCCGATGCCAGCCCTTCGCGCGGGCAACGCGGCCGACGCCGAAGCCGCCATGCTGCCGGTGTGCTCGACGCAACTGTCGCCGGGCGAGGTGCAGCGCCGCGTCATCCGGGCGCCGGGCCTGACGGCGCTGTTCCTGATCGGCGACGACGAGCGTTCGCGCGCCTGGCTGCGGCAGCGGCAGGCGGCGCTGCGAGAGCTGCAGGCCGTGGGCCTGGTGGTCAACGTGGAGTCGATGGCCGCGCTGACGGCGCTGCGCAGGCTGGCTCCCGGCCTGACCCTCTCGCCGGCCTCCGGCGACGACCTGGGCCAGCGCCTGGGCCTGCGCCACTACCCGGTGCTCATCACGTCCACCGGCATCGAGCAGTAG
- a CDS encoding TIGR03759 family integrating conjugative element protein produces the protein MNLRSLLAAVVLFAAFGASAQPAAVTNSRMVPAQVQPGADAALDERQAREWGLRSEEWARYRQLMQGPLGVYSPRLDPLTALGIEARSEEERRRYAELQVQAEARRVGKTLAYQRAYDAAWQRLFPGQPRVSLPGAKVPGAGNTGSGRLAVFVKADCAPCAQRVRQLQAAGTAFDLYMVGSRQDDARIRQWATRAGIDTARVRARTITLNHDAGRWLSLGLPGELPAVVREVNGQWQRQ, from the coding sequence ATGAACCTGCGGTCGTTGCTCGCTGCCGTCGTCCTGTTCGCCGCTTTCGGCGCATCCGCCCAGCCGGCCGCGGTGACGAACTCGCGCATGGTGCCCGCCCAGGTGCAGCCGGGCGCGGATGCCGCGCTCGACGAGAGGCAGGCGCGTGAGTGGGGGCTTCGCTCCGAGGAGTGGGCGCGTTACCGGCAACTGATGCAGGGGCCGCTCGGGGTCTATTCGCCCCGGCTCGATCCGCTCACGGCGCTGGGCATCGAGGCCCGCAGCGAGGAGGAGCGCAGGCGCTACGCCGAACTCCAGGTGCAGGCCGAGGCCCGGCGCGTCGGCAAGACGCTGGCCTACCAGCGGGCCTATGACGCGGCGTGGCAGCGCCTGTTTCCCGGCCAGCCGCGCGTGAGCCTTCCCGGCGCCAAGGTGCCGGGTGCCGGCAACACCGGCTCCGGGCGCCTGGCGGTCTTCGTCAAGGCCGACTGCGCACCGTGCGCGCAGCGCGTGCGGCAGTTGCAGGCGGCCGGCACGGCCTTCGACCTCTACATGGTCGGCAGCCGTCAGGACGACGCGCGCATCCGGCAGTGGGCCACCCGGGCGGGCATCGACACCGCCAGGGTGCGCGCCCGCACCATCACGCTCAACCACGATGCGGGGCGCTGGCTGTCGCTCGGCCTGCCCGGCGAGCTGCCGGCCGTGGTGCGCGAGGTGAACGGCCAATGGCAGCGGCAATAG
- the traD gene encoding type IV conjugative transfer system coupling protein TraD, producing the protein MAQPHAVEVLLRPAVELHTVAVCTGAAILCLVAPWSLALNPLLGLGSALAFLTFGAIRLRDAWAILRYRRNIRRLPRYVMTSRDVPVSQQRLFVGRGFRWEQRHTHRLMQTYRPEFRRYVEPTAIHRAARRLEERLEFAPFPVSKLARALAWDSPLNPARPLPPVGGMPRLHGIEPHEVDVTLPLGERVGHSLVLGTTRVGKTRLAELFITQDIRRKVRGEHEVVIVFDPKGDADLLKRVYVEARRAGREGEFYVFHLGWPDISARYNAVGRFGRISEVATRIAGQLSGEGNSAAFREFAWRFVNIIARALVELGQRPDYLLIQRHVINIDALFIEYAQHYFAKSEPKAWEVIVQLEARLNDKNIPRNMIGREKRVVALEQYLSQVRIYDPVLDGLRSAVRYDRTYFDKIVASLLPLLEKLTTGKIAQLLAPNYSDLSDRRPIFDWMQVIRKRAVVYVGLDALSDAEVAAAVGNSMFSDLVSVAGHIYKFGIDDGLPGATVGARIPINVHADEFNELMGDEFIPMVNKGGGAGVQVTAYTQTLSDIEARIGNRAKAGQVVGNFNNLFMLRVRETATAELLTRQLPKVDVHATAIMSGATDSSDPHGNTAFTSNTQDRISSNSVPLIEPAHVVALPKGQCFALTEGGNLWKVRMPLPAPDPDEAMPKDLQELAGYMRQHYVEAGDWWENQGIPGLQDKALPDDLLDDFKQMAAAEEADA; encoded by the coding sequence ATGGCCCAACCGCATGCGGTCGAGGTGCTGCTGCGGCCAGCGGTGGAGCTTCATACCGTGGCGGTCTGCACCGGCGCCGCGATTCTGTGCCTGGTGGCACCGTGGTCGCTCGCGCTGAATCCGCTGCTCGGCCTGGGCTCGGCACTGGCCTTCCTGACCTTCGGCGCGATTCGCCTGCGCGATGCCTGGGCGATCCTGCGCTATCGCCGCAACATCCGCCGCCTGCCGCGCTACGTGATGACCAGCCGCGACGTGCCGGTGAGTCAGCAACGGCTGTTCGTCGGCCGTGGCTTTCGCTGGGAGCAGCGGCATACGCACCGGCTGATGCAGACCTACCGGCCGGAGTTCCGCCGCTATGTCGAGCCGACGGCGATCCACCGGGCCGCACGGCGGCTGGAGGAACGGCTTGAGTTCGCGCCGTTTCCGGTCTCGAAGCTGGCGCGCGCGCTGGCCTGGGACAGCCCGCTAAACCCGGCGCGGCCGCTGCCGCCCGTCGGCGGAATGCCGCGCCTGCATGGCATCGAGCCGCATGAGGTCGATGTCACCCTGCCGCTGGGCGAACGGGTCGGCCATTCGCTGGTGCTGGGCACCACGCGCGTGGGCAAGACGCGGCTGGCCGAGTTGTTCATCACGCAAGACATCCGCCGCAAGGTCCGCGGCGAGCACGAGGTGGTGATCGTCTTCGACCCCAAGGGCGATGCGGACCTGCTCAAGCGCGTGTACGTGGAAGCCAGGCGCGCCGGGCGCGAAGGCGAGTTCTACGTCTTCCATCTGGGCTGGCCGGACATCTCGGCGCGCTACAACGCCGTCGGCCGGTTCGGGCGGATCTCCGAGGTGGCCACGCGCATCGCCGGACAGCTCTCGGGCGAAGGCAACAGCGCCGCGTTCCGCGAATTCGCCTGGCGCTTCGTCAACATCATCGCGCGCGCCCTGGTCGAGCTGGGGCAGCGGCCGGACTACCTGCTGATCCAGCGCCACGTCATCAACATCGACGCGCTGTTCATCGAGTACGCCCAGCACTACTTCGCCAAGAGCGAGCCGAAGGCCTGGGAGGTCATCGTCCAGCTCGAAGCCAGGCTGAACGACAAGAACATCCCGCGCAACATGATCGGGCGCGAGAAGCGCGTGGTGGCCCTCGAACAGTACCTGTCCCAGGTGCGCATCTATGACCCGGTGCTCGACGGCCTGCGCAGCGCCGTGCGCTACGACCGGACGTACTTCGACAAGATCGTCGCTTCGCTGCTGCCGCTGCTGGAGAAGCTCACCACCGGCAAGATCGCGCAACTGCTTGCACCGAACTATTCCGACCTGTCCGACCGGCGGCCGATCTTCGACTGGATGCAGGTCATCCGCAAACGCGCGGTGGTCTACGTGGGGCTGGATGCTCTGTCCGACGCCGAAGTCGCGGCGGCGGTGGGCAACTCGATGTTCAGCGACCTGGTCTCGGTCGCCGGCCACATCTACAAGTTCGGCATCGACGACGGGCTACCCGGCGCAACGGTGGGCGCCAGGATCCCGATCAACGTCCACGCCGACGAATTCAATGAACTCATGGGCGACGAGTTCATCCCGATGGTCAACAAGGGCGGCGGTGCCGGCGTGCAGGTGACGGCCTACACGCAGACGCTCAGCGACATCGAAGCGCGCATCGGCAACCGCGCCAAGGCCGGCCAGGTGGTCGGCAACTTCAACAATCTATTCATGCTGCGCGTGCGCGAGACCGCCACCGCCGAACTGCTGACGCGACAACTGCCCAAGGTCGATGTCCATGCCACCGCGATCATGAGCGGCGCCACCGACAGCTCCGACCCGCACGGCAATACCGCGTTCACGTCCAACACCCAGGACCGCATCAGCAGCAACAGCGTGCCGCTGATCGAGCCCGCGCATGTGGTGGCGCTGCCCAAGGGGCAGTGCTTCGCGCTGACCGAGGGCGGCAACCTCTGGAAAGTCCGCATGCCGCTGCCGGCGCCCGACCCCGACGAAGCCATGCCGAAGGATCTGCAGGAGCTGGCCGGCTACATGCGACAGCACTACGTCGAGGCGGGAGACTGGTGGGAGAACCAGGGCATCCCCGGCCTGCAGGACAAGGCGCTGCCCGACGACCTGCTGGACGACTTCAAGCAGATGGCCGCGGCTGAAGAGGCCGATGCATGA